Proteins from a single region of Candidatus Cloacimonadota bacterium:
- a CDS encoding chemotaxis protein CheW translates to MAKEKVITEDSKVAALIGKYLTFELKQETYGLDVMKIMQIIGIPEITPIPRTPKFVKGVINLRGKIIPVIDLRLKFEIELEDYTEETAIIVVDVKNADGDINIGIIVDRVSDVLDIHGKEIEITPSFGVEVNSEFILGMAKIQKKIITLLDINRILTSEELVKLQKVEK, encoded by the coding sequence ATGGCAAAAGAAAAAGTAATTACGGAAGACAGTAAGGTAGCCGCACTAATCGGCAAATATCTTACTTTTGAACTAAAACAAGAAACTTATGGGCTGGATGTTATGAAGATAATGCAGATTATCGGAATACCGGAGATAACACCTATCCCCAGAACCCCGAAGTTCGTGAAAGGAGTAATTAATCTCCGCGGGAAAATTATTCCGGTAATTGATCTGCGTCTCAAATTTGAAATAGAGCTGGAAGATTACACCGAAGAAACCGCTATTATTGTGGTTGATGTGAAAAATGCAGACGGTGATATTAATATTGGCATTATTGTTGACAGAGTTTCCGATGTGCTTGATATTCACGGAAAAGAAATAGAAATTACCCCCTCATTTGGCGTGGAAGTAAACTCCGAATTCATTCTCGGAATGGCAAAAATCCAAAAGAAGATAATTACCCTTTTGGATATTAACCGGATTTTAACTTCTGAAGAATTAGTCAAACTGCAAAAAGTAGAAAAATAA
- a CDS encoding chemotaxis protein CheW, protein MQNINEIAKSVSLLILNFISIIEEPDGFTKFKIEFISLTDSISGLSENHTLLKLREEVVGILEQLEKKDYKSEDEFEELTENVSEALEKFEEKIDQGIFEENEGETVAENESDNENEVKDPPPPTQEDEPEEQKMVLDDSDFAEDMELINDFIEESVEDLENAELNLVELEKDPTDNEKINTVFRAFHTMKGVAGFLGFDKIVEIAHNTEDLLDEIRNNKIAIDEDVFDVLFKMVDAHKNSINELLLDEEDRNLDDKAVEGYIQVLLDLRKEKVEVEVEDEVEVEDEVEVEDEVEKQKLDVDEEKISEKKDEIFLMPEKSKEKKSNIQKKAKKTTQKTATSHSIKVASDKLDFLIDMIGELVISANMIKGDENIKKMTDINFEKKLSQLSEIVRSLQDSSLALRMVPIGDTFAKMHRIVRDIKRKNHKQIQLNLIGEDTEIDRNVVDSIYDPLVHMIRNSCDHGIESPEERRKIGKSEMGNITLNAYHKGNKIHIEIRDDGGGLHKDAIIKKAVSQELISSGENLSEQAIYKLILQPGFSTAKTISSISGRGVGMDVVAKFVKNIGGNIEIQSEIGKGSKFIIKVPLTLAIIQGLIADVGEQQFIIPIMNIKRAISPKKENINLIAGGGETFTYNSIIIPIVRLYKKFDIENAITDPAKGTLIIIETEERDFALLVDKVVDMHETVVKPLTGQFKDIEGISGGTIMSNGTVGLIVDINKIELEQ, encoded by the coding sequence GTGCAAAACATAAATGAAATAGCAAAAAGCGTTAGCTTACTTATCCTAAATTTTATCTCAATTATCGAAGAACCGGATGGTTTTACAAAATTTAAAATCGAATTTATCAGCTTAACCGATTCAATTTCAGGCTTGAGTGAAAATCACACCTTACTAAAATTACGCGAAGAGGTTGTGGGTATTCTGGAACAATTGGAGAAGAAAGATTATAAATCAGAGGACGAATTTGAAGAACTTACCGAGAACGTAAGTGAAGCATTAGAAAAATTTGAGGAAAAGATTGATCAGGGAATTTTCGAAGAAAATGAGGGGGAAACAGTCGCTGAAAATGAATCTGATAATGAAAATGAGGTAAAAGATCCCCCCCCACCAACCCAAGAGGATGAACCCGAAGAGCAAAAAATGGTTCTTGATGATTCAGATTTTGCAGAAGACATGGAGTTAATCAATGACTTTATCGAAGAATCAGTAGAGGATTTGGAAAACGCCGAATTGAATTTGGTAGAGTTGGAAAAAGACCCAACCGACAATGAGAAAATAAATACTGTTTTTCGCGCCTTCCATACGATGAAAGGCGTGGCAGGCTTTTTGGGATTTGATAAAATTGTAGAGATTGCGCATAACACAGAAGACCTTCTTGATGAAATTCGTAATAATAAAATTGCTATTGATGAAGACGTTTTTGATGTATTGTTCAAAATGGTAGATGCTCACAAAAACTCAATAAATGAATTATTGCTTGACGAAGAGGATCGCAATCTTGACGACAAAGCCGTTGAAGGTTACATTCAAGTTCTACTTGATCTTAGAAAAGAAAAGGTTGAGGTTGAGGTTGAGGATGAGGTTGAGGTTGAGGATGAGGTTGAGGTTGAGGATGAGGTTGAAAAACAGAAGTTGGACGTGGATGAAGAAAAAATTTCCGAAAAAAAGGATGAAATTTTCCTAATGCCGGAAAAAAGTAAGGAGAAAAAATCCAACATACAAAAAAAAGCAAAAAAAACTACTCAAAAAACCGCTACCTCCCATTCAATAAAAGTTGCTTCGGATAAACTCGATTTTCTTATTGATATGATCGGCGAATTGGTGATAAGTGCGAACATGATAAAAGGTGATGAAAATATCAAGAAAATGACAGATATAAATTTTGAGAAGAAACTTTCACAACTCTCCGAAATTGTCCGCTCTTTACAGGATTCTTCACTTGCTCTCCGCATGGTTCCCATTGGTGATACATTTGCAAAAATGCACCGAATTGTGCGTGATATTAAACGAAAAAACCACAAACAGATCCAGTTAAATCTCATTGGTGAAGATACTGAGATAGACCGAAATGTGGTGGACAGTATCTACGATCCGCTTGTTCACATGATCAGAAATTCCTGCGACCACGGGATAGAATCTCCGGAAGAACGGAGAAAAATCGGAAAATCGGAAATGGGTAATATCACCCTTAACGCCTACCATAAGGGAAACAAAATCCATATAGAAATTAGAGATGACGGGGGAGGTTTACACAAGGATGCAATTATCAAAAAAGCTGTATCCCAAGAATTGATTTCAAGCGGGGAAAATCTTTCCGAGCAAGCAATCTACAAACTTATTCTTCAACCCGGATTTTCTACCGCAAAAACCATTAGCAGTATATCCGGTAGAGGTGTGGGGATGGATGTGGTGGCAAAGTTTGTGAAAAATATTGGCGGAAACATTGAAATACAAAGTGAAATCGGAAAAGGAAGTAAATTTATTATCAAAGTTCCACTCACACTTGCGATCATTCAGGGATTGATCGCAGATGTTGGCGAACAACAATTTATAATCCCGATCATGAATATCAAACGCGCAATTTCACCAAAAAAAGAAAACATAAACCTGATTGCGGGTGGCGGCGAAACATTCACATATAACAGTATAATCATTCCTATAGTACGCCTTTACAAAAAATTTGATATTGAAAATGCTATCACAGATCCGGCAAAAGGAACTCTTATTATCATCGAAACTGAAGAACGTGATTTTGCCCTTCTTGTGGACAAAGTCGTTGATATGCACGAGACAGTGGTGAAACCTCTTACCGGACAATTCAAAGATATCGAAGGAATTTCCGGCGGAACCATAATGAGCAACGGAACCGTGGGATTGATCGTAGATATAAATAAAATTGAATTAGAACAATGA